Sequence from the Cucumis sativus cultivar 9930 chromosome 1, Cucumber_9930_V3, whole genome shotgun sequence genome:
attttggatcAACCCTCATATTCTCTATCATCCTAAATTGATCTTATAGTTCTccaatttgtttgaaaactaAGGACTAGTGAATCTGTGATTGGCAAAGATTTGTGACTCAagaacaacttttaaaaccCATGTTATGGGTTCTCATACCTAGTCGGATTTGATTACATTCGAATCATCAATCTTTAccttagaaaaagaaaaagaaaaaagaccaTTTCATGCATATCACTGTACTGATCAAATATCAGAATGATGACAAGTAAAGGACAAAGGTTATTTCTTGCTATTTCTTCCATACCTGAGAAGTCATATATGGCAACAAAATCTCCCATGAACAAACGTCTCTAGCAGCAGCCAATGGAATGCTTATGCCCCTTTAGACTTTAGAATGAGTGTATTCCTGATTTGAGATATTTTCTACAGTTCCCTTATCTTTACAACAAAGTCATGCAAAAAAATGATGCTAACATTGAAgctttttcaaagttttatttaacaGATTTGATTCACACTCCCTATTCTATCACTAAATTAAATGGACTATACATAGAAAATTTGGCCAACGTTTAATAGACTCTCATGAGGAACATTGAAAATCACACTATGCTCCCTGCAAATCTTCCTAAGAAACGCATATATGTAATCGACAGCTATCTTTTtgtagaattttgattctcttCTTGCTCTAATTACAGTGTTTCCCAGTATGTGCACTACTCCAGCATCTCTACACCTAATCAAGAATTCAATCTCATCGCTATCGGTATGGTTGCTTGCTTGCTCTGATGATCTTACCGTGTTATGCATACGCGTTGGAGATCTAACAGGCACGATTGAGTCAACTGAAGAGAATGTGTCCAAATTGGGTGAAGCTTCATTTCCATGGTTCCCAATCAACAAGCCATCCCTAGAATGCTCAGTTTGCTGGCCATACAAACTGTACTCATCAGAGTCTGAACAACCTTCCATCATGGACTCAAGCCTGACAAAGAGAAAGATGCTATCGAAAAGCTTTTTCTCAAAATCATCATCCTTTTTGTGGAGGTCTTTATAACCATATCTAGCAACACTTCGAAACATGTGGAAGTTCTTCGGCCCTATCCGCTTTACAAGGAACCTTTCTTCCTCTGGCACTGTGTAGACGGGAAGATATTTCACACAGACAAACACAACAACAGAATGGATGGCAGGAAGATTCGTAATGAAATGGGAAAATATGTGAGGTACACCGCTTGCTAGCTCAGTATACACAAGTCCAATTCCGGGAACACGGACTAGTCCTAGACTAGGACCAAGCCCGAGAACCCATGCCATTGAAACTTTACTGTGCAGCTCAAATTCGTATCGTTTAACAGTTCCATAATGCCACACATACATGATGATAAGAAAGGCTCCCGCAATCACAAGGGGGACCCAGCCACCTTGATCAACCTTGAAGAGAACAGCAGAAAAGTAACTGCACTCCACAACAAGCGACAGTCCGGTGAAAATCAAGGCAATGACCCAATGACAGCGCCACACTAAGATCATGATTAGAATCATGAGCAGTGTGGTCACAAGCATGACTACCACAACCGCTGTCCctgttgaaagaaagagagatggGGCGTTAAATGAAGTTGTATGCATTAACAGTTATATGAACGAATGACATTCTATTCAGTTATACATAATACCATATAGATGGTGTCTTCAAGgaccaaaataattttaacttccAATGCTTCAATAACTATCTTGTGCAATATTAATATGCTGACTTAGCAGCAAATTAGATACTTCGGTAATCCAAACAGAAACAACATATTCTATCAGCTACTAATTTCAATTGTTGCTCCGGTATGCAAGTAAATGTAAGCAACTGAATTGCACCGAAAGGTGCAGGAGTTTAACTATTGGATTTCATGTTCCACTATTAAGCGAGCAATCGAGATCTATCCTCATTTTGGATGCATATCTTCATTCTAAGTTGACTGGTGGGTCTTTCCGTCACTAGAAATAGGAGAACATGTTACTTGAGATTGGAGGTACTTGCAGGATGGAAGGGCCAATTACCTTAGATTTCACAACAGGTTGAGTACGGTAATTGGAAACCTAATTTGGTCAGATAGCTGAGCTGATAGAAAATATCTTTCAGAGGGacgggggggggggggggggggggggcaTATTTAAGAGCATCAATGGTACAGTTACATTAGAACATTTTCTGCAAAACATACAGAGAGGATGTGACAAACAGAACCAGTCAACAGAGAACCGCTTACCATAAGCATTTCCAATTTGACTTTGATTCTTAAATCCTGCTGTCACAGCAATACAAAGAATCATGAGGATCCAGTTAATATCTGGAACATATATCTGACCAAGGAAGTTCTTTGAGGTATGAACAACTTTAACTCTTGGAAAACAGCCATGAGCAAGAGCCTGCttgataattgaaaatgttgcAGATATAGTGGCTTGGCTAGCAACTACAGCAGCAGCAGTTGCAACAACAAACACGGGCCAGTATATGGATTCTGCAAAAAGAGAAGTCAGCATGTCATTTTCAAGAATGTgcattagaattttttttttttatcatacaACGATTTTCTATTCTTAGATTAAAAGGACGCCATTGACATCCATTTTTACACTTAAATACaattaatcattaaaattttcatcattgGGGACCAGTAATAAAAAATGCTTAAAATACTTTGTTAAGGGCTTAAAGCTAAGTTATTCATTGATTATGctcttaattttttgttcACACGTGAGTCCAATCTTTGATTGATCAAACTCAAGGGATACTAGCactgaaatgaaagaaagaaacaaggGGATGCTATGAGAATTCAACTCAAAGT
This genomic interval carries:
- the LOC101217915 gene encoding potassium transporter 10 isoform X1, whose product is MTSRVETDDDCETRGSMWVLDQKLDQPMDEEAGRLSNMYKEKKFSVLLLLRLAYQSLGVVYGDLGTSPLYVFYNTFPRGISDPEDVVGALSLIIYSLTLIPLIKYVFIVCKANDNGQGGTFALYSLLCRHAKVKTIPNQHRTDEELTTYSRSKFHEQSFAAKTKGWLEKQSSRKNALLILVLVGTSMVVGDGILTPAISVLSAAGGIKVNHPHVSSDVVVLVAVVILVGLFSLQRYGTDRVGWLFAPVVLLWFFLIGGIGMFNIWKYDKTILRAFSPVYIVRYFRRRGMDGWTSLGGVLLSITGTEALFADLAHFRVAAVQIAFTVVVFPCLLLAYSGQAAYLMNNTDHVVDAFYRSIPESIYWPVFVVATAAAVVASQATISATFSIIKQALAHGCFPRVKVVHTSKNFLGQIYVPDINWILMILCIAVTAGFKNQSQIGNAYGTAVVVVMLVTTLLMILIMILVWRCHWVIALIFTGLSLVVECSYFSAVLFKVDQGGWVPLVIAGAFLIIMYVWHYGTVKRYEFELHSKVSMAWVLGLGPSLGLVRVPGIGLVYTELASGVPHIFSHFITNLPAIHSVVVFVCVKYLPVYTVPEEERFLVKRIGPKNFHMFRSVARYGYKDLHKKDDDFEKKLFDSIFLFVRLESMMEGCSDSDEYSLYGQQTEHSRDGLLIGNHGNEASPNLDTFSSVDSIVPVRSPTRMHNTVRSSEQASNHTDSDEIEFLIRCRDAGVVHILGNTVIRARRESKFYKKIAVDYIYAFLRKICREHSVIFNVPHESLLNVGQIFYV
- the LOC101217915 gene encoding potassium transporter 11 isoform X2 codes for the protein MVVGDGILTPAISVLSAAGGIKVNHPHVSSDVVVLVAVVILVGLFSLQRYGTDRVGWLFAPVVLLWFFLIGGIGMFNIWKYDKTILRAFSPVYIVRYFRRRGMDGWTSLGGVLLSITGTEALFADLAHFRVAAVQIAFTVVVFPCLLLAYSGQAAYLMNNTDHVVDAFYRSIPESIYWPVFVVATAAAVVASQATISATFSIIKQALAHGCFPRVKVVHTSKNFLGQIYVPDINWILMILCIAVTAGFKNQSQIGNAYGTAVVVVMLVTTLLMILIMILVWRCHWVIALIFTGLSLVVECSYFSAVLFKVDQGGWVPLVIAGAFLIIMYVWHYGTVKRYEFELHSKVSMAWVLGLGPSLGLVRVPGIGLVYTELASGVPHIFSHFITNLPAIHSVVVFVCVKYLPVYTVPEEERFLVKRIGPKNFHMFRSVARYGYKDLHKKDDDFEKKLFDSIFLFVRLESMMEGCSDSDEYSLYGQQTEHSRDGLLIGNHGNEASPNLDTFSSVDSIVPVRSPTRMHNTVRSSEQASNHTDSDEIEFLIRCRDAGVVHILGNTVIRARRESKFYKKIAVDYIYAFLRKICREHSVIFNVPHESLLNVGQIFYV